Proteins encoded in a region of the Nocardia asteroides genome:
- a CDS encoding hexose kinase, translating to MNPAYDMTYRVERFERGQAHRVRSVEQRIGGKGINVTRVLNQLGRYARATGFSDHAFAAAAELELPVDFVHALPWVRRTVVISESDDGTATALWEPGARVSNPHAAEQLAVRVAGMLPDIAGLVISGSLPGGIEPALPAEIARNAIAADVPTICDVDGEALRLAAQVPGIVLTPNAAELQRLTGAEPASADEIVTAVHPLIENGVRAVIATRGTEGITAVTADGAWSAALPEPLAGNPTGAGDAAVAAMIAALASASSTDWPALLADAVATSAAAVVVPVAGEIDRCLRTRLAPTVQVEQLDLPEPQKALP from the coding sequence ATGAATCCCGCGTACGACATGACCTATCGCGTCGAACGCTTCGAACGCGGGCAGGCCCATCGGGTCCGGTCGGTGGAGCAGCGCATCGGCGGCAAGGGCATCAACGTGACCCGGGTGCTGAACCAGCTCGGCAGGTACGCCAGGGCTACCGGATTCTCCGACCACGCCTTCGCGGCCGCCGCCGAACTGGAGTTGCCGGTCGACTTCGTGCACGCGCTGCCCTGGGTGCGCCGCACCGTGGTGATCAGCGAATCCGACGACGGGACCGCCACCGCGCTGTGGGAGCCGGGCGCGCGGGTCTCCAATCCGCATGCCGCCGAGCAGTTGGCCGTCCGGGTGGCCGGCATGCTCCCCGATATCGCCGGGCTGGTCATCTCCGGGTCGCTGCCGGGCGGCATCGAACCCGCGCTGCCCGCCGAGATCGCGCGCAACGCCATCGCGGCCGATGTGCCCACCATCTGTGACGTCGACGGCGAGGCACTGCGCTTGGCCGCCCAGGTACCTGGCATCGTGCTCACGCCGAACGCGGCTGAGCTGCAACGCCTCACCGGCGCGGAACCCGCGTCCGCGGACGAGATCGTCACCGCCGTGCACCCGCTCATCGAGAACGGAGTCCGGGCCGTGATCGCCACGCGCGGGACGGAGGGAATCACCGCGGTGACCGCTGACGGCGCGTGGTCGGCGGCGTTGCCCGAACCGCTCGCCGGGAATCCCACCGGTGCGGGCGATGCGGCGGTGGCGGCGATGATCGCCGCCCTGGCATCCGCATCGAGCACGGACTGGCCCGCGCTGCTCGCCGATGCGGTGGCGACCTCCGCGGCGGCCGTGGTGGTCCCGGTGGCCGGTGAGATCGACCGTTGTCTGCGGACCCGACTGGCCCCGACCGTTCAGGTCGAACAACTGGATCTACCCGAACCACAGAAAGCGCTCCCATGA
- a CDS encoding class II fructose-bisphosphate aldolase encodes MPLTSIPDLISAARPGGLGAFNVITLEHAEAIAAAAESAKRPVVLQLSENTAIYHGGIAPLALACLRIAADSDASVAVHLDHATSAELVRTAVDLGIHSVMYDGSALDYADNLATTAEVAAWCHERGVHVEAELGAVGGKDGAHAPGVRTDPDEAVEFVSATGVDALAVAVGSSHAMHTRTAALDNDLIAHLAAKVPVPLVLHGSSGVPDRGLRDAVDHGMTKINIATRLNIRMTAAVRACLAYDSHLSDPRKYLTPARAAVQAEVEHFLRLLA; translated from the coding sequence ATGCCACTGACCTCGATCCCGGATCTGATCTCCGCGGCCCGTCCGGGTGGGCTCGGCGCGTTCAATGTGATCACCCTCGAGCATGCCGAGGCGATCGCCGCAGCAGCGGAGTCGGCGAAAAGGCCAGTGGTCTTGCAACTTTCGGAGAACACGGCGATCTATCACGGCGGCATCGCGCCCCTCGCACTCGCATGCCTGCGCATCGCCGCCGACAGCGACGCCTCCGTCGCGGTTCATCTCGACCATGCCACCAGCGCCGAATTGGTGCGCACCGCGGTCGATCTCGGTATCCACTCTGTCATGTACGACGGCTCGGCCCTGGACTACGCCGACAACCTCGCGACCACCGCCGAGGTCGCGGCCTGGTGCCATGAGCGCGGGGTGCACGTCGAAGCCGAACTCGGCGCGGTGGGCGGCAAGGATGGCGCGCACGCACCCGGGGTGCGCACCGATCCCGACGAAGCCGTCGAGTTCGTGAGCGCCACCGGTGTCGACGCACTGGCGGTGGCCGTCGGCTCTTCGCACGCCATGCACACCCGCACGGCGGCACTCGACAACGACCTGATCGCCCACCTGGCGGCGAAGGTTCCCGTCCCCTTGGTGCTGCACGGCTCCTCCGGCGTCCCGGATCGAGGTCTCCGCGACGCCGTGGACCACGGCATGACGAAGATCAACATCGCCACCCGCCTGAACATTCGGATGACAGCCGCCGTCCGCGCCTGCCTCGCATACGATTCCCACCTCTCCGACCCACGCAAGTACCTCACCCCCGCCCGCGCCGCCGTGCAGGCGGAAGTCGAGCACTTCCTCCGCCTCCTCGCCTGA
- a CDS encoding VOC family protein: MIIRHVTVDCSDPFALASFWSAVTGWPVAQANGPDDDYAVVEAPEGTPGLLFIRVPEPKAVKNRVHLDWMPAERTRDEEVDRVLALGATLHEDHRTPDGLGWVTLRDPENNEFCIERPHH, translated from the coding sequence ATGATCATTCGACATGTGACGGTCGACTGTTCCGACCCCTTCGCCCTCGCGTCGTTCTGGAGCGCCGTCACCGGATGGCCGGTGGCGCAGGCCAATGGACCCGACGACGACTACGCCGTCGTGGAGGCACCGGAAGGAACCCCGGGCCTGCTGTTCATCCGAGTCCCCGAACCAAAGGCGGTGAAAAACCGAGTCCACCTCGACTGGATGCCCGCCGAACGCACCCGCGACGAGGAAGTCGACCGCGTCCTCGCCCTCGGCGCAACCCTGCACGAAGACCACCGAACCCCCGATGGCCTCGGCTGGGTCACCCTCCGCGATCCCGAGAACAACGAATTCTGCATCGAACGCCCCCACCACTGA
- a CDS encoding DUF397 domain-containing protein produces MRGWFKSSYSSDSQACVEVRFDGDRILVRDSKFAGVPGASPVLAFTPTQWAAFTTAIRAAEIT; encoded by the coding sequence GTGCGGGGCTGGTTCAAGTCGTCCTATTCCAGTGACAGCCAGGCGTGCGTAGAGGTTCGCTTCGACGGCGACCGAATCCTGGTTCGAGACAGCAAGTTCGCGGGAGTACCGGGGGCATCCCCCGTGCTGGCGTTCACGCCGACGCAGTGGGCGGCATTCACAACGGCCATCCGCGCCGCGGAAATCACCTAG